The Gadus macrocephalus chromosome 13, ASM3116895v1 genome includes a window with the following:
- the LOC132470766 gene encoding isotocin receptor-like, which produces MDDFPREQGMCLINISWSNSSRKNLTESRNKTWNPLKRNEEVAKVEVTVLFLVLLLAVVGNLCVLLGIHTSKHRASRMYYFMKHLSIADLVVAFFQVLPQLIWDITFRFYGPDVLCRLVKYLQVVGMFASTYMLVVMSVDRCLAICQPLRSLRTGRHRFHIVTSWTLSLAFSTPQMYIFSLREVGEGVHDCWGDFIQPWGAKAYITWMTLAIYIIPVAILSICYGLITFKIWQNFRLKTIRGGQCAPLNPQARKDTVLLSRVSSVRLISEAKIRTVKMTFVIVVAYIVCWTPFFFVQMWSAWDPAAPREDTAFIIAMLLASLNSCCNPWIYMFFAGHLFRDLLRCIGCCSGRYLSATSGGCGRQFTPRTSTNFVMKNASSQRSLTHTSSTGVPAQIS; this is translated from the exons ATGGATGACTTTCCACGGGAGCAGGGCATGTGTCTCATCAATATTTCGTGGAGCAACTCAAGCCGTAAAAACCTCACCGAATCgagaaacaaaacatggaatCCCTTAAAACGAAACGAAGAAGTGGCCAAAGTGGAAGTGACCGTTCTGTTCTTGGTGCTCCTCTTGGCTGTGGTGGGAAACCTGTGCGTGCTTCTGGGCATCCACACCAGCAAACACCGCGCGTCTCGGATGTATTACTTCATGAAGCATCTGAGCATCGCCGACCTGGTGGTCGCGTTCTTTCAGGTCCTGCCTCAACTTATCTGGGACATCACCTTCCGCTTCTATGGTCCGGACGTCCTGTGCAGGTTGGTCAAATACCTGCAGGTGGTCGGCATGTTCGCGTCCACCTACATGCTGGTGGTCATGTCCGTAGACAGGTGTTTAGCCATATGCCAGCCGCTGCGCTCTTTGCGCACCGGGAGACACCGCTTCCACATCGTGACCTCGTGGACCCTCAGCCTGGCGTTCAGCACCCCTCAGATGTACATCTTCTCGCTGCGGGAGGTGGGAGAAGGGGTGCACGACTGTTGGGGGGACTTCATTCAGCCGTGGGGTGCCAAGGCGTACATCACGTGGATGACCCTCGCAATTTACATCATTCCGGTCGCCATACTGAGCATCTGCTATGGCTTGATCACCTTTAAAATATGGCAGAACTTCAGGTTGAAAACAATCCGAGGAGGTCAGTGCGCGCCGCTCAATCCACAGGCACGCAAGGACACAGTGCTCCTCTCTCGGGTGAGCAGTGTCAGGCTCATTTCCGAGGCTAAGATTCGCACCGTGAAAATGACGTTTGTCATAGTGGTGGCCTACATCGTGTGCTGGACGCCCTTCTTCTTTGTGCAGATGTGGTCCGCATGGGACCCCGCTGCGCCACGAGAAG ACACGGCTTTCATCATCGCCATGCTATTGGCCAGCCTCAACAGTTGCTGCAACCCCTGGATTTACATGTTCTTTGCGGGCCACCTGTTCCGTGATCTGCTGCGGTGTATAGGCTGTTGCTCGGGGAGATACCTGAGTGCGACCTCTGGTGGCTGCGGGCGGCAGTTCACCCCCCGGACCAGCACCAACTTCGTCATGAAGAACGCCAGCAGCCAGAGAAGCCTCACGCACACGTCCAGCACGGGAGTCCCAGCACAGATCAGCTGA
- the cav4a gene encoding caveolin-2, protein MMRGEDSDEVEIDLSGSEAGTEEDVEERGGPLWRAPEALEDEDNIHTSNLVEISDTRPLINARDPRGINECLQVSFQDVIAEPLSARSTDQVWFWSNALFEVCRVWVYRVVSLLLALPMALLSGLLFALLSCFHIWMVQPCTRYTLILTYWLQCLWAVLLELLCRPLFTSAGRCCGAFSVHLADE, encoded by the exons ATGATGCGAGGGGAGGATTCGGACGAGGTGGAGATCGATTTGAGCGGCTCGGAGGCTGGCACCGAGGAGGATGTTGAGGAGCGAGGCGGGCCGCTCTGGAGGGCCCCGGAGGCGCTGGAGGACGAAGACAACATCCACACGTCTAACCTGGTGGAGATCAGCGACACCAGGCCCCTGATCAACGCCAGGGACCCGCGAGGGATCAACGAGTGTCTTCAG GTGTCGTTTCAGGACGTGATCGCCGAGCCGCTGTCGGCTCGCAGCACGGACCAGGTGTGGTTCTGGAGCAATGCCCTGTTCGAGGTGTGCCGGGTGTGGGTGTACAGGGTGGTCAGCCTGCTGCTGGCACTGCCCATGGCCCTCCTCTCGGGCCTGCTCTTCGCCCTGCTCAGCTGCTTCCACATCTG gatGGTCCAGCCCTGTACGCGGTACACGCTCATCCTCACCTACTGGCTGCAGTGCCTGTGGGCcgtgctgctggagctgctctGCCGGCCCCTGTTCACCAGTGCCGGGAGGTGCTGCGGGGCCTTCAGCGTCCACCTGGCGGACGAGTGA
- the si:ch211-213o11.11 gene encoding probable G-protein coupled receptor: MEEIRSLLTPDVNNDSTTPWAPGPPAVSRPLDPPTGAPLRLKDLAGVFFMVALNVLALLANTAVIVVILKAPHLRKFAFVCHLCVVDLLSGGLLMPLGIMCSSPYFAGLVFTVPECQTYVFLNVFLMAASIFTITAISVERYYYIVHPMRYELKMTCKLTAAVVALVWLASAALGLATVFGWSSHAARGGAVSAARCSLRWGRSEHQRVFSLLFCVTCFCLPAVVLFAVYCNVYKVARVAARQHGPPPPPPSTMAATQVKSRADSISSQTTIITTARHAPRSAPRARPFGGSKAALTLVVIVGQFLICWLPYFAFQLHLSLEASSGISEDLEDAVTWLAYSSFALNPFFYGLLNRQIREELDKLRRCYSARPTEMFSLGHEAAGHENFLQFLHRTSCTVDTRASFTASSSPRPPLDQTPQPAVRIPGQIPEELS; encoded by the coding sequence ATGGAGGAGATTCGCTCGCTCCTGACCCCCGACGTCAACAATGACAGCACCACGccctgggccccggggcccccggcCGTCAGCAGACCGCTGGACCCCCCAACCGGAGCCCCGCTGCGCCTCAAGGACCTGGCGGGGGTCTTCTTCATGGTCGCCCTGAACGTCCTGGCGCTCCTCGCCAACACGGCCGTGATCGTGGTCATCCTCAAAGCCCCCCACCTGCGCAAGTTCGCCTTCGTGTGCCACCTGTGCGTGGTGGACCTGCTGTCCGGCGGGCTGCTCATGCCCCTGGGCATCATGTGCAGCTCGCCCTACTTCGCCGGCCTGGTGTTCACCGTGCCCGAGTGCCAGACGTACGTCTTCCTCAACGTCTTCCTCATGGCCGCCTCCATCTTCACCATCACCGCCATCAGCGTGGAGCGCTACTACTACATCGTGCACCCCATGCGCTACGAGCTCAAGATGACCTGCAAGCTGACGGCCGCCGTGGTGGCGCTGGTGTGGCTGGCGTCCGCCGCGCTGGGCCTGGCCACCGTGTTCGGCTGGTCGTCCCACGCCGCCCGGGGGGGCGCCGTCAGCGCTGCCCGCTGCTCGCTGCGCTGGGGCCGCAGCGAGCACCAGCGGGTGTTCTCGCTGCTGTTCTGCGTGACCTGCTTCTGCCTGCCCGCCGTGGTCCTCTTCGCCGTGTACTGCAACGTGTACAAGGTGGCCCGCGTGGCCGCCCGGCAGCacggccccccgccgccgccgccctccacGATGGCCGCCACGCAGGTGAAGAGCCGCGCCGACTCCATCAGCAGCcagaccaccatcatcaccaccgcgCGCCACGCCCCCCGCAGCGCTCCCAGGGCCCGGCCCTTCGGGGGCAGCAAGGCCGCTCTCACCCTGGTGGTCATCGTGGGGCAGTTCCTGATCTGCTGGCTGCCCTACTTTGCCTTTCAACTCCACCTGAGCCTGGAGGCCTCGTCCGGCATCTCGGAAGACCTGGAGGACGCGGTCACCTGGCTGGCCTACTCCTCCTTCGCGCTGAACCCCTTCTTCTACGGGCTGCTGAACCGGCAGATCAGGGAGGAGCTGGACAAGCTGCGGCGCTGCTACTCGGCCCGGCCCACAGAGATGTTCTCCTTGGGCCACGAGGCCGCCGGACACGAGAACTTCCTGCAGTTCCTCCACCGGACGAGCTGCACGGTGGACACGCGCGCCAGCTTCACCGCCTCGTCCAGCCCCAGGCCCCCCCTGGACCAGACCCCGCAGCCCGCCGTCCGGATACCGGGGCAGATCCCCGAGGAGCTGAGCTAG